Proteins from one Ursus arctos isolate Adak ecotype North America unplaced genomic scaffold, UrsArc2.0 scaffold_96, whole genome shotgun sequence genomic window:
- the LOC113240693 gene encoding olfactory receptor 5H2-like, whose product MQTFVPRDGPQNEATPSEDMEKEHGKGHGNATLLTDLILTGLTYEPQWQIPLFLVFLVIYLLTMVGNLGLIALIWNDPQLHIPMYFFLGSLAFVDAWISSTVSPKMLVNFFAKTKMISLSECMIQFFSFVISITTECFLLATMAYDRYVAICKPLLYPVIMSNTLCNRLLVLSLLGGLLHATIHNAFLFRLTFCNSIIVHHFYCDIIPLLKISCTDPSINYLIVFIFAGSIQMFTILIVLVSYTLVLFTILKKKSLQGIKKAFSTCGAHLLSVSLYYGALVFMYVRPVSTQSEDQDMMDSLFYTIIIPLLNPIIYSLRNKKVVDSLRKILKRNS is encoded by the exons ATGCAGACTTTTGTACCCAGAGATGGGCCACAAAATGAg GCAACACCCAGTGAGGATATGGAAAAGGAACATGGAAAAGGACATGGAAATGCAACATTGCTGACAGATTTGATTCTCACAGGACTCACATATGAGCCACAGTGGCAAATCCCCCTGTTCCTGGTGTTCTTGGTTATCTATCTTCTCACCATGGTGGGGAACCTTGGTCTAATTGCTCTCATATGGAATGACCCTCAGCTTCACAtccccatgtactttttccttgGGAGTTTGGCATTTGTGGATGCTTGGATATCATCCACAGTATCCCCCAAGATGCTGGTCAATTTCTTTGCCAAGACCAAAATGATATCTCTTTCAGAATGCatgatacaatttttttcctttgtaatcagTATAACCACAGAATGTTTTCTGCTGGCAACAATGGCTtatgatcgctatgtggccataTGCAAACCATTACTTTATCCAGTCATTATGTCCAATACATTGTGCAACCGTCTGTTAGTTTTGTCACTTTTAGGTGGCCTTCTTCATGCCACAATTCATAATGCTTTCTTATTCAGATTAACCTTCTGCAATTCCATCATAGTACATCACTTTTACTGTGACATTATACCATTGCTTAAGATTTCTTGTACTGACCCTTCTATCAATTATCTGatagtgtttatttttgctgGGTCAATACAGATGTTCACCATTCTGATAGTTCTTGTCTCCTACACACTAGTTCTctttacaatcttaaaaaagaagtctCTACAAGGCATAAAGAAAGCCTTTTCCACCTGTGGAGCCCATCTCTTATCTGTCTCTTTATACTATGGTGCTCTTGTCTTCATGTATGTGCGCCCCGTATCTACACAATCAGAAGATCAAGATATGATGGACTCTCTATTTTACACTATCATAATTCCTTTGTTAAATCCAATTATCTACAGCTTGAGAAATAAGAAAGTCGTAGAttcattgagaaaaatattaaagagaaattcTTAG